In Aedes albopictus strain Foshan chromosome 3, AalbF5, whole genome shotgun sequence, the following are encoded in one genomic region:
- the LOC109412073 gene encoding seminal metalloprotease 1, translating into MVLTKVSTLSVIVILAAAFCNGAPHFRILENSPENIARLQNLKPGELAEELSGQFEGDMILTEEQTRDINRRNGMLNESYRWPMNTVFYEIDDTYFSRAQVRYILHGMTLIERATCIRFRQREPENTDYIRIHGSGSGCSANVGHIGGRQSINLQPYELGTGCFRIGTIVHEIIHGLGFMHMQSTYNRDEYVEIVWENIQPGTENNFRMYDSDRVSNFGTDYDYGSVMHYSATAFSINGEKTIVALQETDEVMGQRLAMSERDILKINRMYNCVPQK; encoded by the exons ATGGTTCTTACGAAAGTTTCAACGTTGTCTGTGATAGTGATTCTAGCCGCAGCATTCTGCAATGGGGCTCCACATTTTCGGATTTTGGAAAACTCTCCGGAAAATA TTGCCCGCTTGCAAAACCTTAAGCCCGGTGAGCTCGCGGAAGAACTGAGTGGTCAGTTTGAAGGGGACATGATCCTCACCGAAGAGCAGACCAGGGATATCAATCGCCGAAATGGAATGCTCAACGAGAGTTACCGATGGCCGATGAACACCGTTTTCTACGAAATCGATGACACGTACTTCAGCAGGGCACAAGTTCGCTACATCTTGCACGGAATGACTTTGATTGAACGGGCCACCTGCATCCGGTTCCGGCAACGCGAGCCCGAAAATACCGACTACATCCGAATCCATGGTTCGGGATCGGGATGTTCGGCTAACGTTGGTCACATCGGCGGACGTCAGAGCATTAATCTGCAGCCGTACGAACTAGGTACCGGGTGCTTCCGGATTGGAACGATCGTGCACGAAATAATCCACGGACTGGGCTTCATGCACATGCAGAGCACCTACAACCGGGACGAGTACGTGGAAATTGTTTGGGAAAATATTCAACCCGGTACGGAAAACAATTTCCGAATGTACGACTCGGACAGAGTGAGCAACTTCGGTACGGATTATGACTATGGAAGCGTGATGCACTACAGCGCAACGGCGTTCAGCATCAACGGAGAGAAGACTATCGTTGCCCTGCAG GAAACCGATGAAGTAATGGGCCAACGTTTGGCAATGAGTGAAAGAGACATTTTGAAGATCAACAGAATGTATAACTGTGTTCCGCAAAAATGA